The following coding sequences lie in one Arachis ipaensis cultivar K30076 chromosome B05, Araip1.1, whole genome shotgun sequence genomic window:
- the LOC107642034 gene encoding pectate lyase-like isoform X3, translated as MAKVYNLFLLLCFVAVIPTLHANILANTTYAKQHITTIDNEYWKEKAAIARKMSEEAYFPDPHELSRNFTSLITEDIAGNSHVRRNLNGQRAGVACEATNNIDRCWRCDPNWADNRQKLVNCVQGFGRKTTGGKGGPIYIVTSPADNDMVNPKPGTLRHAVTRDGPLWIIFARSMNIRLNQELMVSSNKTIDGRGVDIYITKGAGITLQYVNNVIIHGIKIHDIVPGSGGLIRDSESHFGFRTRSDGDGISIFGASNIWIDHVSMRKCSDGLIDAIMGSTAITISNSHFTDHNDVSNYFQLFSHYFILIIFLMPRCRFGFVHVVNNDYTHWCHCAIGGSSKPTIISEGNRFVAPDNNNAKEVTKRVTNDDWKNWQWRSINDAFVNGAFFVQSGPELVNRPFSSKDMIAGKDGSYVQRLTSFAGSLKCRVGKPC; from the exons ATGGCAAAGGTGTACAACTTGTTTCTTTTGTTGTGTTTTGTTGCTGTGATACCAACCTTGCATGCCAATATCTTAGCGAATACTACGTATGCGAAACAACATATCACAACAATTGACAATGAATATTGGAAAGAAAAGGCGGCAATTGCTAGAAAGATGAGTGAAGAAGCATATTTTCCTGATCCGCATGAACTTTCTAGAAATTTTACCTCTCTTATTACTGA AGACATAGCTGGTAACAGCCATGTAAGAAGGAACTTGAATGGTCAAAGGGCAGGAGTTGCATGTGAGGCAACCAATAACATTGATAGATGTTGGAGGTGTGACCCCAATTGGGCAGATAATCGCCAAAAACTTGTAAATTGTGTTCAAGGTTTTGGAAGAAAAACTACTGGAGGAAAGGGAGGTCCAATCTACATAGTTACTAGTCCTGCTGACAATGATATGGTTAATCCAAAACCAGGTACCCTTCGCCATGCAGTCACAAGAGATGGACCTTTGTGGATTATCTTTGCTCGTAGCATGAATATTAGACTCAACCAAGAGCTCATGGTGTCTAGTAACAAGACCATCGACGGAAGAGGAGTTGATATCTACATTACTAAGGGTGCAGGCATCACCCTCCAATACGTCAATAATGTCATCATCCATGGAATCAAGATTCATGATATTGTTCCAGGCAGCGGTGGACTTATTAGAGATTCTGAAAGTCATTTTGGGTTTAGGACACGCAGTGATGGTGATGGAATCTCCATCTTTGGTGCTAGCAATATTTGGATTGACCATGTTTCCATGAGAAAATGTTCTGATGGTCTTATTGATGCTATTATGGGATCCACAGCTATTACCATCTCTAATAGTCATTTTACAGACCATAATGACGTAAGTAATTACTTTCAACTGTTCTcacattattttatattaattatttttctaatgcCAAGGTGCAGATTTGGATTTGTTCATGTTGTCAACAACGATTATACTCATTGGTGCCATTGTGCCATTGGTGGTAGCAGTAAGCCTACAATTATTAGTGAAGGAAATCGGTTCGTGGCTCCTGATAATAACAATGCTAAAGAG GTCACGAAGAGGGTAACCAATGATGATTGGAAGAATTGGCAATGGAGATCAATCAACGATGCGTTTGTTAATGGAGCATTTTTCGTACAATCTGGACCTGAACTAGTAAACAGGCCATTCTCAAGCAAGGACATGATTGCAGGAAAAGATGGTTCATACGTGCAAAGACTGACTTCCTTTGCTGGCTCTCTTAAATGTAGAGTTGGTAAACCTTGCTAG